In the Deinococcus malanensis genome, one interval contains:
- the queG gene encoding tRNA epoxyqueuosine(34) reductase QueG — protein sequence MSAHELLSDLAIALGADAVGWAPAQVPAAVAQEYAGWLGAGRHAGMSYLERQLPARTDPTSRLPGAAGVLVLGVSHAFEEPPAPSGGVRVGRVARYAWTPDYHDQLQPLLTRLEEEAAQLGVKAKGYVDHGPVMERLFASGAFLGWRGKSGMNVSTRLGAFVTLAVLLTDLPFQGETQTHPDRCGRCMRCVLACPTAAIGPDRAIDARRCVSYLTIEHRGPLPPEHRTGVGDWLFGCDVCSEVCPWSTKAGPLAKLLRPRADLAHPDLSAFFGVSERGFERQFAGTAFLRPRRKGMARNALTVLGNTRDPRGWPLLLAAREDPAWEVREAAAWALGQWDEAAHASVLLADPHEAVRISAQRVLGDPDTGAAQLHTAALHL from the coding sequence ATGAGTGCCCATGAACTGTTGTCTGACCTGGCCATAGCGCTGGGGGCGGACGCGGTGGGGTGGGCGCCGGCGCAGGTGCCCGCCGCAGTGGCCCAGGAGTACGCCGGCTGGCTGGGTGCCGGGCGGCACGCGGGCATGAGCTACCTGGAACGCCAGCTGCCGGCCCGCACCGACCCCACCAGCCGGCTTCCCGGCGCCGCGGGTGTCCTGGTCCTGGGCGTGTCCCATGCTTTCGAGGAGCCGCCTGCGCCGTCAGGGGGCGTGCGGGTGGGCCGGGTGGCTCGCTACGCCTGGACCCCCGACTACCATGACCAATTGCAGCCGCTGCTGACCCGCCTGGAGGAGGAAGCGGCGCAGCTGGGCGTCAAGGCCAAGGGGTACGTGGATCACGGGCCGGTCATGGAACGCCTCTTTGCTTCAGGCGCGTTTCTGGGCTGGCGGGGCAAGTCCGGCATGAATGTCAGCACGCGGCTGGGCGCCTTTGTCACGCTGGCGGTGCTGCTGACCGACCTGCCCTTCCAGGGAGAGACCCAGACACACCCCGACCGCTGCGGCCGGTGCATGCGCTGTGTCCTGGCCTGCCCTACCGCCGCCATCGGTCCGGACCGGGCCATCGACGCACGGCGCTGCGTGTCCTACCTGACCATCGAGCACCGGGGACCGCTGCCCCCCGAACACCGCACCGGAGTGGGAGACTGGCTGTTTGGCTGCGACGTGTGCAGTGAGGTCTGCCCCTGGTCCACGAAAGCTGGACCTCTGGCGAAGCTGCTGCGGCCCCGCGCAGACCTGGCCCACCCGGACCTGAGCGCCTTTTTCGGCGTCAGCGAGCGCGGCTTTGAGCGGCAGTTCGCGGGCACGGCCTTTTTGCGCCCGCGGCGCAAGGGCATGGCCCGCAACGCCCTGACTGTGCTGGGCAACACCCGCGACCCGCGCGGCTGGCCGCTGCTGCTGGCCGCGCGTGAGGACCCGGCCTGGGAAGTACGGGAGGCCGCCGCCTGGGCCCTGGGACAGTGGGATGAGGCCGCCCACGCCTCGGTACTGCTGGCCGATCCGCATGAAGCGGTACGGATCTCCGCGCAGCGCGTCCTGGGCGACCCAGACACCGGAGCCGCTCAGCTTCACACCGCAGCCCTGCATCTATGA
- a CDS encoding cysteine hydrolase family protein, translating into MNLPSKRVGWIVDAQNDFMRPPEQGGRLYVHNLFDGGQDPGAVQITPALVRATEWMRTHCDALVYTGDWHDVSDAEIDLVAPDAAKGTYPPHCMGLSADAHEREGAEIIAEIRPANPLILHRDASDTDATGVARRAVSERRPVFLHKSRFSVFEGNPAADTFVRALREQLGGTIEIYVIGVARDVCVKGAVEGMLAQERGIPVTVVTDATWGLGLEGENESYARWLRAGAALVTTHGLYARTSSAFRDLAVAPAKT; encoded by the coding sequence ATGAATCTACCCAGTAAACGCGTTGGCTGGATTGTTGATGCCCAGAACGATTTCATGCGCCCGCCGGAGCAGGGCGGACGCCTGTACGTGCACAACCTGTTCGATGGAGGGCAGGACCCCGGCGCCGTCCAGATAACCCCTGCCCTGGTCCGCGCGACGGAGTGGATGCGAACGCACTGTGACGCGCTGGTGTATACGGGCGACTGGCATGACGTCAGCGACGCCGAAATCGATTTGGTTGCTCCGGATGCGGCCAAAGGGACCTACCCACCGCATTGCATGGGCCTTTCCGCAGACGCCCACGAGCGCGAGGGCGCAGAGATCATCGCTGAGATCCGTCCGGCAAACCCGCTGATTCTCCATCGCGATGCCAGCGACACGGATGCCACCGGGGTGGCGCGCCGGGCGGTCAGCGAGCGCAGACCCGTTTTCCTGCACAAAAGCCGGTTCAGTGTGTTCGAGGGCAACCCGGCGGCCGATACCTTCGTGCGCGCCCTGCGTGAGCAGCTTGGCGGCACCATCGAGATTTACGTCATTGGTGTGGCGCGTGACGTGTGTGTCAAAGGGGCAGTCGAGGGGATGCTTGCGCAGGAACGGGGCATCCCTGTCACGGTCGTGACGGACGCGACCTGGGGTCTGGGGCTCGAAGGCGAGAACGAAAGCTACGCCCGGTGGCTCAGGGCTGGTGCGGCACTGGTCACCACCCACGGCCTTTATGCGCGTACCTCGTCGGCGTTCCGGGACCTCGCGGTGGCGCCTGCGAAGACCTGA